CGACGAAGTGCGCGTCGGGGATCTCGACGAGGTCGAAGGGCCGTCGGTAGGTCCAGCGCTCCATGTCGCGGCCCGTGACGGTCTCGACGGCCTCCCAGCCCTCGCCGAGGGCCGCACCGACGAGCGGCTCGGCCACGACGACGCGATCGGTGCCGTCGGTGGCCACCACGTAGGTGACGTCGGGGTGCACGGCCACCGCGGTGTTCGAGACGAGCGTCCACGGCGTGGTGGTCCAGACCAGCAGGTCGGTGCCCTCCCACGGTCCCGAGGTCAGCGGGAAGCGCACGTAGACCGACGGGTCGACGACGGTCTCGTAGCCCTGCGCCAGCTCGTGGTCGGAGAGCGTGGTGCCGCAGCGGGGGCAGTAGGGGGCGACGCGGTAGTCCTCGACGAGCAGGCCCTTGCCGTGGATCTGCGACAGCGCCCACCAGACGCTCTCCACGTAGGACGCGTCCATCGTGCGGTAGGGGTCCGACATGTCGGTCCAGTACGCCATCCGCTCGGTCATGGCCTCGAACTGGTCGACGTTGCGCAGGACGGACTCGCGGCACTTCGCGTTGAACTCGGCGATGCCGAACGCCTCGATGTCGGGCTTGCCGTTGAAGCCCAGCTCCTTCTCGACCGCGATCTCCACCGGCAGGCCGTGGCAGTCCCAGCCGGCCTTGCGCTCGACGTGGTAGCCCTGCATCGTCTTGAAGCGGGGGAAGACGTCCTTGAAGACGCGGGCCTCCACGTGGTGGGTGCCGGGCACCCCGTTCGCGGTCGGCGGGCCCTCGTAGAAGGTCCAGCGCTCGGCGTCGGCGCGGGTGCTCAGGCTGGCCGCGAAGGTGCCCTGCTCGGCCCACAGATCGAGGATCTCGCGCTCCATCGCCGGCAGGTCGACGTGGGCGGGCACGGGGCGGTAGCGCAGCGCATCACCGGCGGCCCCGGAAGGAGCGGAGGTGGGCGGCACTGCGGGGGCGTTCGGGGCGTCCTGACTCACTCGGCCAATCCTACGGTGGGCCGACTTGCACCGGCCCCGTGGTCGGTCTACTGTCCCGGGCATGCCCAAGACCACATTGGCCGTGCGCGCGGACGAAGAGCCGTGGACCCCCGCCGAGGCCAAGGCCGTGCGCGAGGAACTCACCGAGGACCTCGCCAGGCTCAAGACCGAGCTCGACCATTCGGCCAAGGATCTGCAGGACATTCTGTCCGGAGGCGTCGACGGTGCGGGCAACGACCAGGCCGATGTCGGGTCGAACAGTCTCGAGCGTGACGCCGAGCTGTCGCTCGCGGCGAACCAGCGCGAGCTGCTGCTCCAGACCGAGAAGGCACTGGCCCGTCTCGAGGACGGCACCTACGGCGTCTGCGAGCAGTGCGGCGAGCCCATCGGCAAGCTGCGCCTCCAGGCCTTCCCCCGCGCGACGCTGTGCATGGACTGCAAGCGCCGCGAGGAGCGTCGCTGACTCCCGTGACCCCGTCCACGGACCCGGTGGCCGAGCCCCTCGGCCGGCGCCGGGTCGGCCTTTTCGCCGGAGTCGCGCTCGCCGTCGTGGCGATCGACCAGCTCACCAAGTGGTGGGCCGTCGCCCGACTCGACGGGCATGACGCGATCCCCGTGCTCGGCGACCTGCTGAGCCTGCGCTTCGTGCTCAATCCCGGTGCCGCGCTCGGCACCGGAGCCGGCTACACGATCGTGCTGAGCCTGATCGCGATCGCGGTCACCGTGACCCTCGTCGTCATCGCCCCGCGACTGCGTGATCCCTGGTGGGCGGTGGGGCTCGGGCTGTTCCTGGGCGGCGCCGTGGGAAACTTGATCGACCGGCTCTTCCGTGAGCCGTCGTTCCTGCGGGGCCACGTCGTCGACTTCATCGACTACGCCGGGTTCTTCGTCGGGAACGTGGCCGACATCGCCCTGACGGTGGCGGCCGTGATCATCATCTGGCGGTCGTGGCGGGGTCACCGCTTCGACGGCACCCGGGAGGACTCGTGACATCGGACGACACCACCGAGGTGCGTAGCGTCTACATTCCCGAGGGCCTGGCCGGTGAGCGCGTCGACGTCGCCCTCGCGCGGCTGTTCGGTGTCTCGCGCACGCGCGCCGGCGACCTGGTCGCCGAGGGCCTGGTGCTGCTCGACGGCGCCGCCCCGATGAAGTCCGAGCGCGTCGAGCACGGCGCGCTGATGGAGGCCACCATCCCGGCTCCGCGGCGCGCCGTCGTCGTGCCCACCGAGGTCGAGGGCATGTCGATCGTGCACGAGGACGACGACATCGTGGTCGTGGACAAGCCCGTCGGCGTGGCCGCGCACCCCGGCGTGGGCTGGGACGGTCCCACGGTCTCGGGCCACCTGGCTGGCGTGGGCGTGCGGATCTCCACCAGCGGCGCCCCCGAGCGCCAGGGCATCGTGCAGCGGCTCGACGTCGGCACCAGCGGCCTCATGGTGGTCGCGAAGTCCGAGCGCGCGTACACGATCCTCAAGCAGGCGTTCCGCGATCGCACGGTCGACAAGACCTACCACTCGCTCGTCCAGGGCCACCCCGACCCGCACACCGGCACGATCGACGCGCCGATCGCGCGTCACCCCAAGCACGACTTCAAGTTCACGGTGCGCGCCGACGGCCGCGCCAGCATCACGCACTACGACACGCTCGAGGCGCACCGCTTCGCGTCGCTGCTCGAGATCAAGCTCGAGACGGGCCGCACCCACCAGATCCGCGTGCACATGGCCGCGATCAAGCACCCGTGCGTCGGCGACCCGCTCTACGGCGCCGATCCGGTGCTGGCCAAGCGCGTCGGCCTCGAGCGCCAGTGGCTCCACGCCGTGCGGCTCGGGTTCACCCACCCCGGCACCGGCGAGTGGGCCGAGTACGAGAGCCCGTACCCCGACGACCTCCAGCGCGCGCTCGACGTCGTGCGCGACCTCGACTGAGGCGCGGGCGCGGGAAGCGCTGGCAGTGACGTTTGCGGGGCCGACACGCCGGTGAGTACCCCCGAAGGGTCACGCTCGCGAATTCGGATGTGGAAAACGCGAGCAACGAGCGCTGGACGGCCCACGCTTGCGGATCATGGAGCCGATCTTCGCGACCGCGAGAACCCGTGCGTTGACGGCGACGCCGGATGAATTGCGTGGCCCGATGTGGGAGCAGCGTGCGCACGGACTGTGGCGGCCCGCCGGCATGGCGGTGGGGGAGGCCGACGGGCGAGTCGCGGACGCGATAGCGCTCCTGACCGACGGATGTGTCCTCGGCGGATGGGCCTCCCTGCGATTCCAGGGCAACGACGCGTTTGACGGCCGCGACCAAGAGCTGCGCCCGGCGCTCGTGCACTGCGGTGCGGGAACGCAGATGCGCCGCCGCAAGGTGGTCGAACCGTGCCGGGCCGCCGTCTGGGAACACGAGGTCACGTGCTTCGAGGGTGTTCCGGTGACGACGATGGCGCGAGCCGTGTACGACGAGATGCGCCTCGCCCCGTCACTCAGGGCAGCGGTCGTCGCCCTGGACTCGGCCGTCGCAGGAGTGCGGGACACGGCGCACACCTCGTTGCGGGCGGTGCAGCAGGTGGTGGACTCACATCGCAAGACGCGCGGCATCATGAGGGCGAAGAAGGCCCTGCGGCTCGGATCGGAGCGCAGCGCGAGTCCGCTCGAGACCCGGACGAGGCTCGTCGCACAGCTGGACGCCGGTTTGCAGGACCAACAGGTCAACGCGCCGGTGTTTGGTCCATCGGGTGCCCTGCTCGGGGTCGCCGACCTTCTCGACGAGGAGACCGGGCTGGTGATCGAGACCGATGGCGCTCACCACCGCGACGCGCAGAACCACACCGACGACAACGTTCGGGAGGAGAGGTTCGAGCGCGCCGGCCTGGTCGTGGTCCGTGCGACGTCGCTCGACCACAGGGACGTTCCGGGCCTGGTCCACCGCATCCGGCTCGGTCATCGCGACGCCCGGCTCTCCCACCGTCGCGACTGGACCCTCGAGCAACCCGCGTGGTTCCGCTCCTGGGGGCCGGGTCGACGCTGGCAGTGACGTTCGTGGGGTACTGACCGGCGTGTCGCGCCCGCAAACGTCACTGCCAGCGCTGCGCACGGAGGCCGTCCGGCACAATGGGCGCATGAGCCCTGTCGTGCGCCAGTCGGAGAAGTTGAGGGATGTCCTGTACGACATCCGCGGCCCCGTCAGCGCGCGAGCTGCCCAGCTGGAGGCCGAGGGTCACCGGATCCTCAAGCTCAACATCGGCAACCCGCAGCCGTTCGGCTTCGACGCGCCCTCGGAGATCCTCCAGGACGTCATCGCCGGCCTCCCGACGGCGCAGGGGTACTCCGACTCCCGCGGCATCCAGTCCGCCCGCCGCGCAGTCGTGCACCACTACCAGCTGCAGGACGGCTTCCCGGCGATCGACATCGACGACGTCTGGCTCGGGAACGGCGTCAGCGAGCTGATCCAGATCGCCCTGCAGGCGCTGCTCGACAACGGCGATGAGGTGCTGATTCCCACGCCGGACTACCCGCTGTGGACCGCCGTCACCAACCTCGCCGGCGGCCGGCCGGTGCACTACCGGTGCGACGAGGAGAACGACTGGAACCCCGACCTCGAGGACCTCGAGTCCAAGATCACCGACCGCACCAAGGTCATCGTCGTGATCAACCCGAACAACCCCACGGGCGCGGTCTACAGCCGCGAGACGCTCACCGCGATCGCCGACCTGGCGCGCAAGCACGACCTGATCCTCATGGCCGACGAGATCTACGACAAGATCCTGTACGACGACGCCGTGCACATCCCGATGGCCAGCGTCGCGCCCGACGTGCTGACCCTGACCTTCAACGGCCTGTCCAAGGCGTACCGGGTGTGCGGCTACCGCGCCGGCTGGCTCGTGGTGACCGGCCCGCTCGAGCGCGCGGAGGACTACCTCGAGGGCCTCACGCTGCTGGCCTCGATGCGCCTGTGCCCCAACGTGCCGGCCCAGAACGCGATCCAGGTGGCGCTCGGCGGCTACCAGTCGATCAAGGAGCTCATCCTGCCCGGCGGCCGCCTGCTCGAGCAGCGCGACACCGCCGTCAACGAGCTGCGCAAGATCCCCGGCGTCAGCGTGGTCACGCCGCGCGGAGCCCTCTACGCCTTCCCGCGCCTGGACCCCGAGGTGTACCCGATCAAGGACGACCAGCGGTTCGTGCTCGACCTGTTGATGAGCGAGAAGATCCTGCTCACGCAGGGGACGGGCTTCAACTGGCCCGATCCCGACCACCTCCGCATCGTGACGCTGCCGTGGTCGCGCGATCTTGCCGAGGCCATCCAGCGGATGGGGAACTTCCTCAGCACCTACCGCCAGGACTGAAGCACCCGCGCGAGCCAGCCGCGTCGCTCGGGCTCGGGCTCGGGCTCCGGCTCGGTCGCGGTGGGTGCCGCGACGGCCTGGTCGGCGAAGTCCTTCTTGCGCCACCGGTGCCGGAAGCCCGGGTCGGGCGTGCTCCAGCCCGGTCCGTAGATCGTCTCGAGGTACTCCGCCGGGTGCGCGGGCAGCGGGCACGGGACGCCCAGCAGGTCTCCCTGGCTCGGGGGGAACATCGTCGAGCGGTGGAGGGCGCCCCGGGTGCCGGGGTACCACGCGATGCGGTCGCCCTCGAACAGCGCCGAGAACACGTCGACGCTCTTCCTGCCGGGGGCGGAGGCGACGTGACGGTGGCCGAAGAAGTCGCCCTTCACGGCGAAGCCGCGGCCGCGCAGGAACTCCTCCACGCGGGCATGTGCCTCGGGCAGCGTGGCCGCCTCGTGGGGCTCGAACGCCACGATGAGATCCAGGTCGTCGTCGTGGGGGATGAGGTCGCCGTCGCGGACGACCGCGAGCGCGGCGCCGTAGCCGAAGCAGACGTGTGGGGTCAGCTCGCGCAGGGCCTCGGCGACCGAGGCGGTGAACCGGACGTAGTCGACCTTCTCCTCGTCGGACCAGAAGCGGAACGACCGCGTCGGGCCGTGCGCGGTCCACTCGAGCGACCGGCGCAGCAGCACCCCGTCGTTCACGGCCGCGACGAAGGCGAGCCGGTCCTCCTCCGGGATCTTCTTCGCGACCTGCTTCATCGTCGCCCGGGCGTCGCGGTACTCGCCGGTGATCGTCAGGGCGAGGGACTCGGTCACCGCCTGGAACGGCACGCGGATCTCGGTCGGCACCTCGTCGGCCGCGGCGGCGAGGAGCTCGCGCAGGCCGTCCCCGCGCTCGGTCGCGTCGTACACGGTCTCGAGCTCCGAGCCGGGGGAGCCGACGTGCACCCGGACGTCGCGGTCCTCGACCGCCGCGCGGGCGTCGATCGCCCGCAGGTGCACGGCCGCGACCTCGACCGGCGGATCGAACGTGACCTCGGCCCAGGGGTGGTCCTCGTGCTGCGTCTGGATCATCAGGCCGTCGTGGTGGGCGGGGTCCAGGAGGCGGGACGGCTGAAGGGTTTCCTGCGCGCTCCCGGACCAGCTGCTCGCCGCGACGGTGCTGCGACGCGCCAGCGCGTCGGGCGGGAGTGCGTCCGCCGTCACGATGCCGAAGGACTGCAGGCGCAGGATCCCGGGGGAGAGGAGGTCCACCCGCACCCGGTCGACGGTGCGACCGAGGTCGACGCGCAGCTCACCGCCCGGACGGATGAAGTCGAAGTCCGGGAACGTGCCGTCGACCTCGCGGATGGCTTCGCGGAGCGCCGCTTCGAGCGGGGTCACCTCACCGCCTCGCGAACAACGCCCGCGCCACGTAGGCGTCGTCCTGCCGGTACTTCGCGAAGCCGAAGCCCTCGACGGCGTAGGTGACGTCGAACCCGTGCAGGACGGCCTCGGCGTTGAAGGAGGTCGGGTCGACGAATCGGCGGAAGTGGCTGCCGGTCACCTTGGCGCCACTGGAGTCGCGCACGGTGCGGTACTCGACGGCCAGCCGGTCGCCGGGGGAGGTCAGGGCCGCCGCCAGGTCGAGGAACGCGGTCTGCTCCTCGTCGGTGATCGCGTGCACGAAGAAGCGGGCATAGACCACGGAGCTGCCGGGACTCATGCGCAGCTGCGCGGCGAGGCCGTCCTGGTCGATCGTGGCGGCGAGGAACTCGACGTCGAGGCCGAGCTCGGCGGCCTGCGCGGTGCACGCCTCGACGGCGGCCTTCGAGGCGTCGACGCCGGTGACGTCGTGACCGTGTGCGGCGAAGAACAGGGTGTCGCGTCCGGACCCGCTGCCGAACTCGATGATCCGCGCCGGACCGTCGAGCTCGCCCGCCACGAAGGCGGCGAACTGCGACGGCAACGGACGCCCCACGCCGCTGTCGGCGTAGTAGGCGTTCCAGTAGTCGTCGCGTTCCTGCGAGGAGTCGAGCCGGTCGACCGCGCTGCTCATGCTTCCCCCTGCCTTCGGTGTCACGCACACGAACCGTACGTGAACGTCCGGTTAACGTACACGGTTCCCGGGCCGAGGGAGAGGCCCTTCGCGCAGCTGGCGCGTCGGCGGGTTCAGTCGGCCTGGCGGAAGGCGCGGCGGACCTCGCGGGCTCCGCGCTCGTCGAGCTCGCGCAGCTCGCGCGCGATCTCCTCACCGGCCTTGCGGGCGTGGTTCAGGTCCTCGCGCACCTGGTCGAGGTGCTCCTTCCAGGTGCGTTGGAACCCGCTCATGCTGCCGATGCGCTCGTCCTCGGGCGTCATGCGACCCTCGCGGATGGCGATCCTGATCTCGGGGAGCTGCTCGTCGGCGCGGTTGAGGGCCTGCGCGCACTCCTGCAGCTGCTCGCCGACGGTGGTGAGGTCCTCGGGGCGGGACACGCGGGTCAGGTCGGGCGCCGCCTGCTGGTCGGGCGCCTGCGCGACCGAGGCGAGGGCCTTCTCGCGCCGGGGGAGCTGCTCGACGAGCTGCTCGTCGACCCGGTGGACCTGGCGGAGCGCCTCGACCACGTCGTCGAAGATCGCCTGCACGCTCTGGCGGTAGCGCTCGGCAATCTGGTCGACCTTGCCGTCCATCGCCATCGCGACGGCGCCGTGGCGGTCGGTGAACTCGAGGCCGGCGAGCCGGCGCAGCGGACCGTCCACCTGGTTGAGCACCTGCTGGTCCATGGCGCGGATCAGCTGCGCCGCCTCGGTGGGCGGCTCGGGATCGCGACGCTCACGGTCGCGGTCGCCGCCACCACCGTGACCCCCGTTCTTGCCGTCCTTGCGAGCCTTCTCCTCGCGCTCCTCGCGTTCGATCCGCTCGTTCCGCTCGCGCTCGGCCCGGGCGACGCGCTCGTTGAGGTCGTCGACCTGGTCACGGAGCTCGTCACGGGCCTGACGCCAGCGGCGTCGGGCCTCATCGACCGTGCCCTGGGCATCGGTCAGGCGATCGGCCTGGCGCCGGACGAGCTCGGCCACGTCCGAGAGCTGCTCGGCGTCGGCCTCGAGCACCCGTCCGACGGTGCCGGCCACGCGGGACATCGCACGGACCGTGGGCCCTCGCGACTCCTTCGGCGCGTCGGCCTCGCGGAGCCGCTGGCCCACGTCGGTGAGCCCGGTGATGAAGTCCTGCAGCTTCTCGGCACCGCCGCGCAGGCGCTCGGGATCCCCCGGAATCTCGAGCGCGTCCGGATCGAATCGCAGGACCAGCTGCAGTTCGGCCACCATGATGAACCCCCCGAGTTCGCGGAAATGCTGGCCCATTCCTACCACCGATCGCAGGAGTCGTCCCGCAGGGGCTTATTTCTGTCGGACCCTTCGTCCATGATCGAAGGATGAGTGACATGATCCGCGCGACCGGACTGGTCAAGCGCTATGGCGACGTCGAGGCCCTGGCCGGTCTCGACCTGGCGGTGCCCGAGGGCACCGTCCTGGGACTGCTCGGGCCCAACGGTGCGGGAAAGACCACGGCGGTCCGCATCCTCACCACCTTGCTCACACCCGACGAGGGCCAGGCATCCGTGGCGGGCGTCGACGTCCTGGCCGACCCCGACGGTGTGCGGAGGCGCATCGGCCTGTCGGGGCAGTACGCGGCGGTGGACGAGTACCTCACCGGCTACGAGAACCTCGAGATGGTCGGGCGGCTGTACGGGATGAAGGCCAAGGCGGCCGGCGCCCGGGCGCGCGACCTGCTCGCGCGGTTCGGCCTGTCCGACGCGGCCGACCGGCCGTCGAAGACCTACTCGGGTGGCATGCGGCGCCGGCTCGACCTCGCGGGCGCGCTGGTGGCCGAGCCGCCGGTGATCGTGCTCGACGAGCCCACCACGGGCCTCGACCCACGCAGTCGCCAGCAGATGTGGGAGGTCATCGCCGACCTCGTCGCGAACGGCGGCACGGTGCTGCTCACCACGCAGTACCTGGAGGAGGCCGACCTCCTGGCCGACAACATCATCGTGATCGACCGGGGCCGCTCCATCGCCGAGGGCACCGCCGACCAGCTCAAGTCGAAGGTGGGCGGCGAGCGCATCGAGGTCGTCGTCGACGACCTCGAGCAGGCGCCCCGCGTCCACGACTTCCTGGCCGAGGTCGCCAAGGGCGAGGTGGCGCAGAACGACCGCGCGCTCTCGGCGGCGGTCAGCGGCTCGGGGGCCGACGACCTCATGCAGGTGCTGGGCAACATCCGGGGCGCCGGCATCGACGTCCTCGACATCGGGCTGCGACGGCCCACCCTCGACGACGTGTTCCTGTCCCTGACCGGTCACCAGGCCGAGGACGAAGCGAACGAGCAGGAGGCTGGACGATGACCGTCATCACCGAGCGCAGCGCGCCCATGCGCGTCCTCAGCGACGGGTGGGTGTGCGCGAAGCGCAACCTCATCAAGATCAAGCGGGTCCCCGAGATCATGGTGTTCGTCCTGATCTCGCCCATCATGTTCGT
This genomic interval from Aeromicrobium choanae contains the following:
- a CDS encoding TraR/DksA family transcriptional regulator, with protein sequence MPKTTLAVRADEEPWTPAEAKAVREELTEDLARLKTELDHSAKDLQDILSGGVDGAGNDQADVGSNSLERDAELSLAANQRELLLQTEKALARLEDGTYGVCEQCGEPIGKLRLQAFPRATLCMDCKRREERR
- the lspA gene encoding signal peptidase II, producing MTPSTDPVAEPLGRRRVGLFAGVALAVVAIDQLTKWWAVARLDGHDAIPVLGDLLSLRFVLNPGAALGTGAGYTIVLSLIAIAVTVTLVVIAPRLRDPWWAVGLGLFLGGAVGNLIDRLFREPSFLRGHVVDFIDYAGFFVGNVADIALTVAAVIIIWRSWRGHRFDGTREDS
- a CDS encoding RluA family pseudouridine synthase; translation: MTSDDTTEVRSVYIPEGLAGERVDVALARLFGVSRTRAGDLVAEGLVLLDGAAPMKSERVEHGALMEATIPAPRRAVVVPTEVEGMSIVHEDDDIVVVDKPVGVAAHPGVGWDGPTVSGHLAGVGVRISTSGAPERQGIVQRLDVGTSGLMVVAKSERAYTILKQAFRDRTVDKTYHSLVQGHPDPHTGTIDAPIARHPKHDFKFTVRADGRASITHYDTLEAHRFASLLEIKLETGRTHQIRVHMAAIKHPCVGDPLYGADPVLAKRVGLERQWLHAVRLGFTHPGTGEWAEYESPYPDDLQRALDVVRDLD
- a CDS encoding pyridoxal phosphate-dependent aminotransferase, which translates into the protein MSPVVRQSEKLRDVLYDIRGPVSARAAQLEAEGHRILKLNIGNPQPFGFDAPSEILQDVIAGLPTAQGYSDSRGIQSARRAVVHHYQLQDGFPAIDIDDVWLGNGVSELIQIALQALLDNGDEVLIPTPDYPLWTAVTNLAGGRPVHYRCDEENDWNPDLEDLESKITDRTKVIVVINPNNPTGAVYSRETLTAIADLARKHDLILMADEIYDKILYDDAVHIPMASVAPDVLTLTFNGLSKAYRVCGYRAGWLVVTGPLERAEDYLEGLTLLASMRLCPNVPAQNAIQVALGGYQSIKELILPGGRLLEQRDTAVNELRKIPGVSVVTPRGALYAFPRLDPEVYPIKDDQRFVLDLLMSEKILLTQGTGFNWPDPDHLRIVTLPWSRDLAEAIQRMGNFLSTYRQD
- a CDS encoding class I SAM-dependent methyltransferase; amino-acid sequence: MSSAVDRLDSSQERDDYWNAYYADSGVGRPLPSQFAAFVAGELDGPARIIEFGSGSGRDTLFFAAHGHDVTGVDASKAAVEACTAQAAELGLDVEFLAATIDQDGLAAQLRMSPGSSVVYARFFVHAITDEEQTAFLDLAAALTSPGDRLAVEYRTVRDSSGAKVTGSHFRRFVDPTSFNAEAVLHGFDVTYAVEGFGFAKYRQDDAYVARALFARR
- a CDS encoding putative T7SS-secreted protein, with product MVAELQLVLRFDPDALEIPGDPERLRGGAEKLQDFITGLTDVGQRLREADAPKESRGPTVRAMSRVAGTVGRVLEADAEQLSDVAELVRRQADRLTDAQGTVDEARRRWRQARDELRDQVDDLNERVARAERERNERIEREEREEKARKDGKNGGHGGGGDRDRERRDPEPPTEAAQLIRAMDQQVLNQVDGPLRRLAGLEFTDRHGAVAMAMDGKVDQIAERYRQSVQAIFDDVVEALRQVHRVDEQLVEQLPRREKALASVAQAPDQQAAPDLTRVSRPEDLTTVGEQLQECAQALNRADEQLPEIRIAIREGRMTPEDERIGSMSGFQRTWKEHLDQVREDLNHARKAGEEIARELRELDERGAREVRRAFRQAD
- a CDS encoding ATP-binding cassette domain-containing protein, with the protein product MSDMIRATGLVKRYGDVEALAGLDLAVPEGTVLGLLGPNGAGKTTAVRILTTLLTPDEGQASVAGVDVLADPDGVRRRIGLSGQYAAVDEYLTGYENLEMVGRLYGMKAKAAGARARDLLARFGLSDAADRPSKTYSGGMRRRLDLAGALVAEPPVIVLDEPTTGLDPRSRQQMWEVIADLVANGGTVLLTTQYLEEADLLADNIIVIDRGRSIAEGTADQLKSKVGGERIEVVVDDLEQAPRVHDFLAEVAKGEVAQNDRALSAAVSGSGADDLMQVLGNIRGAGIDVLDIGLRRPTLDDVFLSLTGHQAEDEANEQEAGR